One genomic segment of Paenibacillus durus includes these proteins:
- a CDS encoding JAB domain-containing protein translates to MDPAPLDKKSIAAYIQSLHQLTGIPLGKLQRYRTVGKLINALEHPYALELTQKQLLKVEQLNAFLQSHRVLQWGEENAKMKITSPDLAGSYFSAFLSGLRDRERFMVAFLDNSHQIIETRIISEGGIAEAPIYPRNVLKAALNCDCSSVILAHNHPSGSLKPSLEDIALTERMVAIFEPLKIDVLDHIIIGGTGYASMAQLGQVPKAAEKEATYEMITLKNQEEPEAYLPVLLCESVLDEAVMEEEWER, encoded by the coding sequence ATGGACCCGGCCCCACTGGATAAGAAGAGCATTGCCGCTTATATCCAGTCACTCCACCAGCTTACCGGCATTCCACTGGGCAAATTGCAGCGCTACAGGACCGTGGGTAAGCTAATAAATGCGCTGGAGCACCCTTATGCCCTGGAGCTTACCCAGAAGCAATTGCTCAAAGTTGAACAACTCAATGCCTTTCTTCAGTCTCATCGGGTACTCCAATGGGGGGAGGAAAACGCCAAAATGAAAATAACCTCTCCAGATCTGGCGGGTAGTTACTTTTCCGCTTTCTTAAGCGGACTTCGGGACCGGGAGCGGTTTATGGTCGCCTTTCTGGATAACAGCCATCAGATCATCGAAACTCGCATTATTTCCGAAGGCGGAATTGCCGAAGCCCCGATCTATCCGCGAAATGTATTAAAGGCCGCGTTAAACTGTGATTGTTCCTCGGTCATTTTGGCTCACAATCATCCAAGCGGAAGCTTGAAGCCCTCCTTGGAGGACATTGCCCTAACGGAACGGATGGTTGCCATATTTGAGCCGCTTAAAATCGACGTTTTGGATCACATTATCATTGGCGGTACCGGCTATGCGTCTATGGCCCAATTAGGACAAGTACCGAAAGCTGCGGAAAAAGAAGCCACTTATGAAATGATTACGCTAAAGAACCAGGAGGAACCCGAAGCATATCTCCCCGTCCTCTTATGTGAAAGCGTGCTGGACGAAGCCGTCATGGAAGAGGAATGGGAGCGATAA
- a CDS encoding DUF4320 family protein — MPSILRGKRGEGYVDVVVLVLAAMLCVALVIKVIPVFIVKHQLDTFATELAREAEISGRAGPETSQREAELQVQTGLHPTVSWSRTGQIQINEEVTVTLQTTVNIGLFGSFGSFPIGLTAKATGKSEVFWK; from the coding sequence ATGCCATCCATTCTCCGAGGCAAACGTGGCGAGGGCTATGTCGATGTCGTGGTGCTGGTACTGGCCGCGATGCTGTGCGTTGCGCTGGTCATCAAGGTAATTCCGGTGTTCATTGTAAAGCATCAGTTGGACACCTTTGCAACGGAACTGGCGCGGGAAGCGGAGATTTCCGGCAGAGCCGGGCCGGAAACCTCGCAGCGGGAAGCGGAATTGCAGGTGCAGACGGGCTTGCACCCAACCGTCTCCTGGAGCAGAACTGGGCAGATCCAGATTAATGAAGAAGTGACCGTGACACTGCAAACCACCGTCAATATCGGTTTGTTTGGCAGCTTCGGTTCCTTCCCCATCGGACTGACTGCCAAGGCTACCGGAAAAAGCGAGGTGTTCTGGAAGTGA
- a CDS encoding DUF6550 family protein produces the protein MKRKTGGVIGGLIIVGLIAVWMAWPNTKSDEAPAHSTTVPTTTPSDISITNIQPRPSTTSPSPSPSSVVVAEVKPQPTLSEAPVLQPEKEKKHIEVPITKPEKTSSPTEPPTPKAKATNKPQSPASPPKYEEKETLPNKQQTTEPKAGDKNSKGQVWVPGFGWVNDSGANQGGVSTSDGDWNKQVGSMD, from the coding sequence GTGAAGCGTAAAACAGGGGGAGTCATCGGCGGGCTCATTATCGTAGGGCTAATCGCCGTGTGGATGGCCTGGCCCAATACCAAAAGCGATGAAGCTCCTGCTCACTCAACCACTGTACCAACAACTACTCCATCCGATATATCGATAACGAACATTCAGCCGAGGCCTTCCACAACATCGCCTAGTCCAAGCCCTTCTTCGGTTGTCGTTGCCGAGGTGAAACCACAACCAACCCTATCTGAAGCTCCTGTTCTCCAGCCGGAAAAAGAAAAAAAGCATATCGAAGTCCCGATCACCAAGCCGGAGAAAACATCTTCCCCGACTGAACCACCCACACCGAAGGCGAAAGCAACCAATAAGCCGCAGTCCCCTGCTTCCCCTCCTAAATACGAGGAAAAAGAAACACTGCCGAACAAACAACAAACCACCGAGCCGAAAGCCGGAGACAAGAATAGCAAGGGACAGGTTTGGGTTCCTGGTTTCGGATGGGTTAATGACAGTGGAGCTAATCAAGGCGGCGTAAGTACCTCTGATGGTGATTGGAACAAGCAAGTTGGCTCTATGGATTAA
- a CDS encoding C39 family peptidase, producing MNPATAKLLEKLAVKVAADEESRKRILMLILAPVIGFLLLAAMVLQLLTSPLDSLKLMLRANEVPIVNEMRMDYGFTQLLQETDEGYQESQGQQYDGVIFRDGSREVVYYNQMDIRWADKPYGPRDTIGASGCGPTSLAIVVSTLTNKTVDPVMMSNWAYQNGYLAEGTGSYHSLIPDGARHFGLQVEGATTREQQKIIDALSRGSLVVVIMGKGHFTSSGHFMVLRGVSEDGKVLVADPASRKRSEQAWEFSIILNEARKNAAAGGPFWIINGKES from the coding sequence ATGAACCCAGCCACCGCCAAGCTCTTGGAAAAACTTGCCGTCAAAGTCGCTGCCGATGAAGAGTCCCGTAAACGGATACTGATGCTGATCCTGGCTCCCGTTATCGGATTTTTGCTCCTTGCGGCGATGGTGCTGCAATTGCTCACTTCCCCCCTGGATTCACTAAAGCTTATGTTACGGGCAAATGAAGTCCCTATTGTAAATGAGATGCGTATGGATTACGGGTTTACCCAATTGCTGCAAGAAACAGACGAAGGTTATCAGGAAAGCCAAGGCCAGCAATACGATGGCGTGATTTTTCGGGACGGTAGTCGGGAAGTGGTCTATTACAACCAAATGGACATCCGTTGGGCGGACAAGCCCTACGGCCCCCGCGATACCATCGGAGCTTCCGGTTGCGGCCCGACTTCTTTGGCTATTGTCGTTTCCACTTTGACCAATAAGACGGTTGATCCGGTCATGATGTCTAATTGGGCCTATCAAAACGGCTACCTGGCTGAAGGAACCGGCAGTTATCACAGTCTGATTCCCGATGGAGCCAGGCACTTTGGCCTGCAAGTAGAAGGAGCTACGACGAGAGAGCAGCAGAAAATCATCGACGCGCTCTCTCGTGGAAGTCTGGTTGTTGTCATTATGGGTAAGGGCCACTTTACGTCTTCCGGCCATTTTATGGTGCTGCGCGGCGTGTCCGAGGATGGCAAGGTTCTTGTCGCTGACCCGGCTAGCCGAAAGCGCAGTGAACAAGCCTGGGAGTTCTCCATCATTTTGAATGAGGCACGGAAGAACGCAGCGGCCGGCGGTCCCTTCTGGATCATTAACGGAAAGGAGTCGTAA
- a CDS encoding VirB4 family type IV secretion system protein: protein MKQSQPIPTVNPSLLNVITPMGLEFSRNGFMIGEQAAKLYGVIQYPPKADVGWLSTLTNLPATMVSIGFQPIDNSALISAISKSITQNRSLADSAKDPLTRQRAEKAAADGENIMLQIDQNGETVGLMNLLVMPFAEDDKLFARACRRVENTFSMMRCKVRTLAHLQKESFQHLSPMYPAQGQIESILNKIMPMSTFVGGFPFASSGFNDGTGYYLAKDASGGLVIVDLWKRGGDRTNSNIVIMGVAGVGKSTAVKHMALSEYMKGTKIIFIDPESEYKELCQRLNGDWINAGGGSNGKINPLQIRPAPRDDENEEFPLYKDEGNGMSDMALHLKNLEIFFNLYVPGLTMMQKAVLKQCLIELYNQFQITWTTDIAKLQNTDFPIFSDLHGLIHTKEQTLGDEVYKELSLLLYDIAYGGDSFLWNGHSTIQTRSRCICLDTHTLQNTSDNIKRTQYFNLLSWCWEQMSQDRSEPVLLICDECYLMIDPNVPQSLVFLRNVEKRARKYEAGLAIISHSVVDFLAPEIKMYGQALLDIPCIKILMGTDGKNLQETRELYNLTDAEEELLASKKREHALLIIGSKRLHVHFEIPDYKFAYMGTAGGR, encoded by the coding sequence ATGAAGCAATCTCAACCTATACCAACCGTCAATCCCTCGTTATTAAATGTCATCACCCCAATGGGGCTGGAGTTTTCTCGAAACGGATTCATGATCGGAGAACAGGCCGCCAAACTGTACGGCGTTATTCAGTATCCACCCAAAGCCGATGTCGGCTGGTTATCCACCCTAACCAATCTGCCCGCCACGATGGTATCCATCGGCTTTCAACCCATTGACAACAGCGCGCTGATTTCTGCCATATCCAAGTCCATTACGCAAAACCGCAGTTTGGCTGACAGCGCCAAAGACCCGCTAACCCGTCAACGGGCGGAAAAGGCAGCGGCAGATGGTGAGAACATCATGCTGCAAATCGACCAAAACGGGGAAACCGTGGGACTCATGAATCTGCTGGTGATGCCTTTTGCCGAGGATGACAAGCTTTTTGCCCGCGCCTGTCGGCGCGTGGAGAATACGTTCAGCATGATGCGTTGCAAAGTCCGCACCTTAGCTCACTTGCAAAAGGAAAGCTTTCAGCATCTCTCCCCCATGTATCCGGCTCAGGGTCAGATTGAAAGCATCCTGAACAAAATCATGCCCATGAGTACCTTCGTCGGTGGCTTTCCTTTTGCAAGCTCCGGCTTCAACGATGGAACCGGGTATTACTTGGCAAAAGACGCCAGCGGCGGGCTGGTTATTGTGGATTTATGGAAGCGCGGCGGGGACCGGACCAATTCCAACATCGTCATTATGGGCGTGGCTGGCGTGGGCAAATCGACAGCAGTGAAACACATGGCCCTCAGTGAATATATGAAAGGAACCAAAATCATCTTCATCGACCCGGAATCCGAATACAAAGAACTGTGCCAGCGGTTAAACGGCGATTGGATCAATGCCGGAGGCGGATCGAACGGCAAGATCAATCCGTTGCAAATCCGACCGGCTCCCCGCGACGATGAGAATGAAGAATTTCCGCTTTATAAAGATGAGGGTAACGGCATGTCGGATATGGCGCTGCATCTCAAAAATCTGGAAATCTTCTTTAACCTCTATGTCCCCGGCTTGACCATGATGCAGAAAGCCGTCCTCAAGCAATGCCTCATTGAGTTGTACAACCAGTTTCAGATCACCTGGACCACCGACATCGCCAAGTTGCAAAACACCGACTTTCCGATTTTTTCCGACCTGCACGGCCTGATTCATACTAAAGAACAAACACTTGGCGATGAGGTGTACAAAGAATTGTCCCTGCTGCTCTATGATATTGCATACGGCGGGGATTCTTTTTTGTGGAACGGTCACAGCACGATTCAAACCCGCAGCCGTTGTATTTGTCTGGATACCCATACGCTGCAAAATACCTCCGACAATATCAAGCGAACGCAGTATTTTAACCTCCTGTCGTGGTGTTGGGAACAAATGTCTCAAGATCGGTCAGAGCCAGTCTTGCTTATCTGCGACGAGTGTTATCTGATGATCGATCCGAACGTGCCGCAAAGCCTGGTGTTCTTACGCAATGTAGAGAAGCGAGCCCGGAAATACGAGGCAGGGCTTGCGATTATCTCCCACAGTGTTGTCGATTTTCTAGCCCCGGAAATCAAAATGTACGGACAAGCGCTGCTGGATATTCCCTGCATCAAGATATTGATGGGAACAGACGGAAAAAATCTACAAGAGACACGAGAGCTATACAACTTGACGGATGCGGAAGAGGAACTACTGGCCAGTAAGAAACGGGAGCACGCGCTTCTGATAATCGGCTCCAAACGCCTGCATGTCCATTTTGAAATCCCGGACTACAAATTTGCCTACATGGGTACAGCAGGAGGACGGTAA
- a CDS encoding helix-turn-helix domain-containing protein produces the protein MCTEGTSILNVLKDYLLEKKLTITQFAEGSGLNPITLSNLVHGHRPISIHHLDIITMGMQKKAGIFYDQYINDYILNMRPNWRRVRPLLHRCAELEKLDCMKRIVSFLTENLMYLPMLFETAETFLALGFKDAAVLLYECVAEGERLQHSERLALCQYRLFTLGLGDDQDINLQVAHRFEPFVDRLDDADQLDALKRLADVYASLHRWEKVVNLADKMEEKAKMHPKYSLDKQPERPLIYYILYSYLLKAAVYDERSDYRQALYYTSLYSNIGESSYSEYTEDEQRVVSQFQEWSTANIYVYRLMSGEVEVLREYVDYVELRPDEIPTALYKIVQAANLYQIDIDDVLLRFQGKLDYYDQRSRLGKLNQQITKDRHACFQIELATYYLRTNRWQFGLDYILRSLQFSVKIGSEHNILRCIGLFEQYRYVASTIQQKEYKRLIREVQKCEKKADHLADRR, from the coding sequence GTGTGCACGGAAGGGACATCCATTTTAAACGTTTTAAAAGATTACTTACTTGAGAAAAAGTTAACGATCACCCAATTTGCAGAGGGTTCTGGTTTGAATCCCATTACACTCAGCAATCTGGTACATGGCCATCGTCCGATCTCCATTCATCATCTCGACATAATTACGATGGGAATGCAAAAGAAAGCAGGTATTTTCTATGATCAGTACATCAACGATTACATTCTGAATATGCGACCGAATTGGCGGCGAGTGAGACCCTTGCTACATCGCTGTGCTGAACTGGAAAAGCTTGATTGCATGAAGCGTATTGTTTCATTCCTCACGGAGAATTTAATGTATCTGCCAATGTTATTCGAGACGGCTGAGACCTTTCTTGCTTTAGGCTTCAAAGATGCAGCGGTATTGCTCTATGAATGCGTAGCTGAAGGAGAGCGGCTTCAGCATTCAGAACGTCTCGCTTTATGTCAATACCGATTGTTTACGCTTGGTCTTGGAGATGATCAGGACATAAATCTGCAGGTTGCCCATCGGTTCGAGCCTTTTGTGGACCGGCTTGACGACGCCGATCAGCTAGATGCTTTAAAGAGACTCGCAGATGTATATGCTTCTTTACACCGCTGGGAGAAGGTCGTGAATTTAGCGGATAAAATGGAGGAGAAAGCTAAGATGCATCCGAAGTATTCGTTGGATAAGCAGCCGGAACGGCCTCTGATATATTATATTCTTTATTCGTACTTACTCAAAGCAGCAGTCTACGATGAGCGAAGTGATTATAGACAGGCTCTTTACTATACATCTCTTTATAGCAACATTGGAGAATCTTCTTATAGCGAATATACTGAAGATGAACAAAGAGTGGTTAGCCAGTTCCAGGAATGGAGCACCGCCAATATATATGTATATCGCCTGATGTCTGGAGAGGTGGAGGTTCTGAGGGAGTATGTGGACTATGTAGAACTACGTCCGGATGAGATACCGACAGCCCTGTACAAGATTGTGCAAGCGGCAAACCTGTATCAGATTGATATAGACGATGTTTTGTTGCGATTTCAAGGAAAATTAGACTACTATGATCAGCGAAGCCGATTAGGAAAGTTGAATCAACAAATAACCAAAGATCGGCATGCGTGCTTCCAAATTGAGTTGGCGACTTATTATTTGCGCACAAATAGGTGGCAGTTCGGATTAGATTACATTCTGAGAAGTTTGCAATTTTCTGTTAAAATTGGGAGTGAGCACAATATCTTGAGGTGTATTGGGCTATTTGAGCAGTATCGGTACGTGGCATCAACAATTCAACAAAAGGAGTATAAAAGATTAATAAGGGAGGTGCAGAAGTGTGAGAAAAAAGCTGACCATTTGGCTGATCGCCGGTAG
- a CDS encoding restriction endonuclease subunit S domain-containing protein, giving the protein MISSGDGTRGGLNKQLVFDVEILSPSIQEQIKIGSFFKQIDDIIALHQRELDALKETKQAFLQKMFV; this is encoded by the coding sequence TTGATTTCATCGGGAGATGGGACTCGTGGGGGTCTTAACAAACAACTAGTCTTTGATGTAGAAATATTGTCACCATCTATTCAAGAACAAATCAAAATAGGTAGCTTTTTCAAACAAATTGACGACATTATCGCTCTTCATCAACGCGAATTAGATGCCTTGAAAGAAACGAAACAAGCATTCCTACAAAAGATGTTTGTCTAA
- a CDS encoding type I restriction endonuclease subunit R, with the protein MTKIPHNNEDEVERRLIGVLGEGHNQWNYRPDLKSEEDLWKNLRQKITQNNLSEIGDHTISDKEFDTIKTELLSKTQTPFDAARWLKGENGIARITIEREDVSLGSMSLVLYSNQDIGGGISTYEVVHQIAKQKVNVDDRDRRFDVTLLINGLPIVQIELKQISAKDGVFQAYNQIKKYAEEGMFRNNIFSTLQVFVISNEQTTRYFSNAMPKDMHKKFVFSWRTSDNRKVENLYEFVKQFLNIPDAHRLIANYTIVSEDQDNKALMVLQPYQIHAIEALFTSAMKHESGYVWHATGSGKTLTSFVSTKLLARKPGVDRTIMLIDRKDLDNQTTTEFTKFASEFNTGISSGKAKSNSLIVGTGSAKELSNTLLFDANSNTVIITTRQKLEAALRYAQRQEDRKGTQRFKKLLGQHIVFVVDECHRALSAEGMEEIKGFFPNSTWFGFTGTPIFNENKKQAKGQLARTTRDQYGEVLHTYTIKNALDDGAVLGFQVEHEDTIEPTSLNNYIFNQLRANGKYADFSDDEINDMIDQMDGVQKEAYLEPSFFERDEHIKKVIHKIFRPDNAYIKFDFQNGRPQKSAILTTKSIDMAKRYYQAIKEMTKDPEWLTKEFAGHPIRTGRTIEDPNFPRIAVTYSIQENEDNSKQIQDEMKEIIKDYNDYYNTAWSIEDIERYNGDINNRLARKKAEFKEFGKQIDLVIVVDRLLTGFDAPTIQTLFVDRNLSYANLIQAFSRTNRTYPGKIKGLIVTFRKPSTMEQNVEDATKLYSHAQEESNLVYPTYDESKKRFQKAHKTLKKLVPNPTDINEHSPLETRIEFVKVFQELNNAYEALVTYDDYNDEIEKSKVLQEQVKTLEEYFGVYNTVKGSLVVEGEDGPDPNFSDIEFYGENAVKIYDIDSTYIDRLLETYSANNQNIRDEIEIALQKLKKSEIVKEVYRAILNAIDAKEINSEEDTFVVKRRFFTESYNKAIGEFAKAWFVDEGELHSSAVQYVIGSEPIPNIGGIIDSKQFDKFKAVHPDVKPLKYGPEMKRQWRKTLDEVIVPLKDELR; encoded by the coding sequence ATGACAAAGATACCACATAACAATGAGGATGAAGTGGAACGTCGCCTGATTGGAGTGTTAGGGGAAGGGCATAATCAGTGGAATTATCGTCCGGATTTAAAATCTGAAGAAGACCTATGGAAGAACTTGCGTCAGAAAATTACGCAAAATAACTTATCAGAAATTGGAGATCATACAATTTCTGATAAAGAATTTGACACGATTAAAACAGAGTTACTATCAAAAACACAGACACCCTTTGATGCTGCTAGATGGCTCAAAGGGGAGAATGGAATTGCTCGTATTACGATTGAACGTGAAGATGTATCTTTAGGTTCGATGTCTTTAGTGCTATATTCCAATCAAGACATTGGTGGCGGAATCTCTACATATGAAGTCGTTCATCAGATTGCGAAACAAAAGGTAAACGTTGATGATCGTGATCGCCGATTTGACGTGACACTCTTAATCAACGGGTTGCCAATTGTTCAAATTGAATTGAAACAAATCAGTGCTAAAGACGGCGTATTTCAAGCCTATAATCAAATTAAGAAATACGCAGAAGAAGGAATGTTTAGAAATAATATCTTTTCTACTCTTCAGGTATTTGTCATTTCCAACGAACAAACGACTCGCTATTTTTCCAATGCGATGCCAAAAGACATGCATAAGAAATTTGTCTTTAGTTGGCGGACATCGGACAATCGAAAAGTAGAAAATCTCTATGAATTTGTAAAACAGTTCTTAAATATTCCAGATGCACATAGATTGATTGCCAATTATACGATTGTTAGCGAGGACCAGGACAACAAAGCATTAATGGTATTACAGCCTTATCAAATTCATGCGATTGAAGCCTTGTTTACATCTGCAATGAAACATGAATCTGGATATGTTTGGCATGCGACCGGTTCAGGAAAAACGTTGACAAGTTTTGTTTCTACGAAGTTATTAGCTCGCAAACCAGGTGTAGATCGTACAATTATGCTCATTGACCGAAAAGACTTGGATAATCAAACGACGACAGAATTTACTAAATTTGCTTCCGAATTTAATACCGGTATTTCTTCTGGTAAAGCCAAGTCTAATAGCTTGATTGTCGGAACCGGAAGTGCGAAAGAACTAAGTAATACTCTACTATTTGATGCCAATTCCAATACAGTGATTATTACCACTCGTCAAAAATTAGAAGCTGCCTTACGCTATGCCCAAAGGCAAGAGGATCGAAAAGGTACCCAACGATTTAAGAAGCTACTGGGGCAACATATTGTCTTTGTCGTGGATGAATGCCATCGAGCGTTGAGTGCTGAAGGGATGGAAGAGATTAAGGGATTCTTTCCAAACTCTACATGGTTTGGTTTTACAGGTACGCCGATATTTAATGAAAATAAAAAACAAGCTAAAGGCCAATTAGCTCGCACCACTCGTGATCAATATGGAGAAGTTTTGCACACTTATACCATTAAGAATGCATTGGATGATGGGGCCGTTCTAGGGTTCCAAGTAGAGCATGAAGATACGATTGAACCCACATCATTAAATAATTATATCTTTAATCAACTGCGTGCAAATGGAAAATATGCCGATTTTAGTGATGATGAAATTAACGATATGATCGATCAAATGGATGGCGTGCAAAAGGAAGCATATCTTGAACCATCTTTTTTTGAACGTGATGAACATATTAAAAAAGTCATTCATAAGATTTTTCGACCAGATAATGCTTATATCAAATTTGATTTCCAAAACGGTCGCCCGCAGAAGTCTGCCATCTTAACAACTAAATCCATTGATATGGCGAAACGCTACTATCAGGCAATCAAGGAAATGACCAAAGATCCAGAATGGTTGACGAAAGAATTTGCTGGACATCCGATCCGAACAGGGCGTACGATTGAAGATCCGAACTTCCCTCGTATTGCCGTCACCTATTCGATACAAGAAAACGAAGATAATTCCAAACAAATTCAAGATGAAATGAAAGAAATTATTAAGGACTATAACGATTATTATAATACAGCTTGGTCGATAGAAGATATTGAACGATATAATGGCGATATCAACAATCGTTTAGCTCGTAAGAAAGCAGAATTCAAAGAATTTGGGAAACAAATTGATCTTGTCATTGTTGTAGATCGCCTATTAACTGGATTTGATGCACCCACGATTCAAACGTTATTTGTGGATCGAAATTTAAGTTATGCCAATTTGATTCAAGCCTTTTCTCGGACTAATCGTACCTATCCCGGGAAGATAAAAGGATTAATTGTAACATTCCGAAAACCTTCGACAATGGAACAGAATGTAGAAGATGCCACGAAGTTATATTCTCACGCACAAGAGGAATCTAATCTTGTTTATCCAACATATGATGAGTCGAAGAAACGCTTCCAAAAGGCTCACAAAACATTGAAAAAACTGGTGCCAAATCCAACCGACATTAACGAGCACTCTCCACTTGAAACTCGGATTGAATTTGTGAAAGTTTTTCAAGAACTAAATAATGCTTACGAAGCTTTAGTAACGTATGATGATTACAACGATGAAATAGAGAAATCAAAAGTCCTCCAAGAACAGGTCAAGACCCTAGAAGAATATTTTGGCGTATACAACACGGTTAAGGGATCGCTAGTTGTTGAAGGGGAAGATGGACCTGATCCAAATTTCTCGGACATTGAATTCTATGGAGAAAATGCGGTTAAGATTTATGATATTGACTCAACCTATATTGACCGTTTATTAGAAACGTACTCAGCCAATAATCAGAATATCCGTGACGAGATCGAAATAGCACTTCAAAAACTGAAAAAATCAGAAATTGTTAAAGAAGTATACCGCGCGATTTTAAACGCCATTGATGCCAAAGAAATAAATTCAGAGGAAGATACTTTTGTAGTGAAACGACGTTTCTTCACCGAATCCTATAATAAAGCGATTGGAGAATTTGCGAAAGCTTGGTTTGTGGATGAAGGAGAGCTGCATTCATCTGCTGTTCAATATGTAATAGGATCAGAACCTATTCCAAATATCGGGGGAATTATTGACAGCAAGCAATTTGATAAGTTTAAAGCCGTACATCCAGATGTAAAACCGTTAAAATACGGGCCAGAAATGAAGCGTCAGTGGAGAAAGACGTTAGATGAAGTCATTGTTCCTTTGAAGGATGAGTTGAGATAA
- a CDS encoding RHS repeat domain-containing protein → MKTGGRESHRRRYGRNVNYRLKSMVNELTGHKTQYNYDDFGNLIGATNPFGKIFRMADDVGNLYSSGHKTDRTYGPGGRLLEFEGTHYSYDEEGNLVEKIEPDGTHWRFEYYGNGMMSRVVRPDGKEVTFTYDPLGRLIEKVYDGVKTSFVWDGNTILHEWKEDPQSLTKWVFEDGTFSPAAKLTTDGQYSIVTDHIGTPVEMYNEVGERIWACELDIYGKVQNFDLQGARGACPFISATLTPFKEKH, encoded by the coding sequence GTGAAGACAGGCGGAAGAGAAAGCCACAGGAGAAGGTACGGACGGAACGTCAACTACCGTCTGAAGTCGATGGTGAACGAACTGACCGGACACAAAACCCAGTACAACTATGATGATTTCGGTAATCTGATCGGGGCAACGAATCCCTTCGGCAAGATCTTCCGCATGGCCGATGATGTGGGCAACTTGTACAGCAGCGGCCACAAAACCGACCGGACATATGGTCCCGGCGGGCGTCTTCTGGAATTCGAGGGAACGCATTACAGTTACGACGAAGAAGGCAATCTGGTTGAGAAAATCGAGCCGGACGGCACGCATTGGCGCTTCGAATACTACGGCAACGGGATGATGAGCCGGGTTGTGCGACCGGACGGCAAAGAAGTAACGTTCACGTATGACCCGCTTGGAAGACTGATTGAAAAAGTGTATGATGGGGTCAAGACAAGCTTTGTGTGGGATGGAAATACGATTCTGCATGAGTGGAAAGAAGATCCGCAATCACTCACTAAATGGGTGTTTGAAGACGGAACGTTTAGCCCGGCAGCGAAACTAACAACCGATGGCCAGTACAGCATCGTTACAGACCACATCGGTACGCCTGTGGAGATGTATAACGAAGTTGGAGAACGTATCTGGGCGTGCGAACTGGACATCTATGGGAAGGTTCAGAATTTTGACCTTCAAGGAGCACGCGGCGCATGCCCGTTCATTTCTGCGACTCTGACTCCTTTTAAAGAAAAACATTAA